The following nucleotide sequence is from Phycisphaera sp..
GCACGAGCCTGCTGCATTGTCTCGATCGGGCGAATCGCGGCGAGATGCCCATCGGCCGGCAACACACGCTCGCCCGGGCCGTGGGGCTCCAGGTCGGATGCATCCTGGCGGCGGGCCTGCACAACCGCGACCACAAGCCCAGCAATCTGATCGTGAGCTTCGATGAGACCGATCCCGACGCGATGCCCACGGTGGCGGTCGCCGATTGCCAGGGCGTCCACCGGCTCAACCGTGACAAGAGCCGGCATGCCATCCGCACGCAGGCAAGCCTCGCGCTCGAGGCCATCGGCGCGGGCGTGCTACCGCGAAAGGCCATCATCGCCCAGACCCTGCGCGCGACAATGGCCGCGTACACCGCGCGACGGTTTGGGAAGATGACGGTGGAGGACGCCTTACGCATGCCAAAGGGCGAAGAGAAGCGCATCCTCGCCTCACTTCCCGACGGCCTGGCCCTGCGTGCCTGGCCGCGCATCGCCCAACGCATCCGCGTGCATGGCGACCCGACGCCGCGCGTCGACCCGCTCGCCCGTCCGCGAGCAGCAAACCCGTGACCAACCAAGAGACGCGCACCAAGGTATGCCAGACCTGCGGACGCACCTTCTTGTGGCGAAAGAAGTGGGAGCGGTCGTGGGATCAGGTCCGCTACTGCTCCGACCAATGCCGCCGAGAGAAGCCCGGCCCGCTGGACGCCAGGATCGAGGCGGCCATCAATGACCTCTTGTCAAGTCGCGGCGCCGGTGCCACCATCTGCCCAAGCGAGGCGGCTCGGGCCGTGGACCCAGAAGGCTGGAAGCCGCTGATGGAACGCACGCGAAGGGCGGCCCGCCGGCTCGCGCGTTTGGGAACGATCGAGATCATTCAGGGCGGATCGCGGGTCTCACCAGACCAACTGCGCGGCCCGATCCGCCTCCGAGCCAGGACCTGATCCTCACCGATCCAGCGAACTCGCCCGCCCGATCGCACCGTCCCCAAACTTGCTCCGGATCGCGTCGGCGGCCTCGTCCACGCGGCTGGTTTTCTCGTGCTCAGCGGCGTCGAACAGGCCCGGTCCTTCTGGTGTCGCGAGGTTGCTCGCACTCACGCCGAGCAGCCGTACCGGCTCGAAACCCCGTTTGGCCCAGGTATCCAGTAATGCCGAGGCCTCGCGCACGATGGCGGCGCTCTCCGAGCTCGGTTCGGCCAGCGTGTGGTTGCGTGTGATGGTCTTGAACTCGCCGTTGCGGACCTTGAGCGTGAGCGTGCCGGCAGCACGGTTGGCCCGCCGCAGCCGCCACGCCACGCGCTCGGCCAGGTCGACAACCTGCGCATGGCACTGGTCCTGCGTGTTCAGGTTCTCGCCGAAGGTGCGTTCGTGCCCGATCGATTTCGCGCGCCGATCGGTGACGATGGGCCGATCATCGATGCCACGGCAGCGGTTCCACAGCGCGTCGCCCATCGTGCCGAAGAGACGCTTGAGCGTGGGCTTGTCGAGCGCGCGGAGCTGGCCAAAAGTAGAGATGCCCAGCTTCTTGAGCTTCGCCTCGCTGGCCGGGCCGACGCCCCAGAGGCGAAAGATCGCCAGGGGCTCAAGAAAGTCCTCGACCTCGCCGTCGCGCACGATCACGAGCCCGTCGGGCTTGTCCAGGTCGCTGGCGATCTTGGCCACCAGCTTGCTGGGCGCCACGCCGATGCTGACGGTCAGTTGCGTCTCGCGCTTGACGTCTGCGCGGATCTTTTTGGCGATGGCCAAGCCATCCCCCAGCAGACGCAGGCTGCCGGTGACATCCAGGAACGCCTCGTCCACGCTCAGCGGCTCGACCAGCGGCGTGACGGTCTCGAAGACATCGAACACCGCCTGGCTGGCCGCCCGGTACTTGGCGAACGAGCCCTTGACGAAGATGGCCTGCGGGCACAGCCGCCGAGCCACCGCCCCGGGCATTGCGCTGCGGCAGCCAAATTCTCTCGCCTCATAGCTCGCCGCCGCGACGACCCCGCGCGGCCCGGCCCCGCCCACGAGCACCGGCTTGCCCCGCAGCTCGGGGTTGTCCCGCTGCTCGACCGACGCGAAGAACGCGTCCAGGTCGGCGTGAAGAACGACCCTGCGGGGGCTGGGAGAAGATTCGCCTTCGGCGGGCATGAGGCATGATAAGGTCGCCAACGACAACGCCCGGGCCGAAGCCCGGGCGTCGCCGCTCGTGGGGGTCAATCCATTTCGCGACGGCGGAGCCGGTGCACGGGCCCGCCGCCGAGGCGTCAAGACGAATCAGGCCGCGTCCGCCGCCGTCGCCGGCCCGGCCTGGCTGCCCTGGCTGCCGAAGTTCAGCGGCTCGGGCGTCGACCACGCGCCCGTGTTGTTGTTGCCGATGATGCCCCGCACGCGGTAGCTCACGCTCCGCAGGCCGCCGGGCACGGCCGGGTCGGTGTGCATCTTCTCGCCGGTCACGGCGATGGTCGCCCAGGGGCTTTCCTGGCCGACGAGGTCGGTCGTCGACCGCTGGACCTCGAAGACCGCGCCGGCGGCGGCGACCTTGAAGGCCAGGCGCAGCGAGCCGTCGGAGAAGCTGGTGAGCGAGAGGTCGCCGGGCTTGGCGGGCGCCGGGCGCTCGCTGGGCTCCTTGGGGGGGTCCAGCTCGGCCCGCACGTAGACGCCCTCGTCCTGGGTGTCCTTCACGTAGGCGTCGATGGTGGCCACGCAGCTGCTCAGGCGGTTCTTCATCAGCTTGAAGGCGTTCTTCTTGGCGGTTGTGCTCGCTTTGGCGGCCGCCTTTTTTGCCGTTCGGTCGACCAGCGAATCCTCAGCCGCAGAAACGGTGGCCTCAAACGCCTGGATTTGGGCCAAATCGAGCCCCGTGTCGGGCGGCCCGGCTTGCCCGCCGGCCCACACGGTCGCGTGGTGGCGGGCCCAGGCCAGCAGCAGTGCTTCCTTATCCGGATAGCGCGGTGAACCCATGACCGAATCTCCAGCATTGTGCCCCGGGCGGGCGTCCGGCACCGTGCCGGGCGAGCGTCAGGGGCGGTCTGGAGGGTTCATCGGGGGGATGTGGGGGTGGGTTTAGTGGGAATCAGAATTTCTAGACCAACTTTTTGGTCGTGGGCAAAGACACTTATGGAGTTCAAGCCGCTTGGCGGCTTTGCAAGAGCAGTTCTCCCGAGAGCATCGTGTCAGTCATCGCTGGAACTGGACGGGGCTTCGCTCTCAGTGGATTCATCTGCATCGCCATCATTGCAAGAAAGACCCAGAGGCATCCACTCGCCGTCGTCGCACCTGTGCAGATGACCTTCCTGGCACTTTTCCGCCCCGTGTGAATAAAGCTTCCCATCGTACTCACATTTGTCCATTGTAGCTCCTTTGTCAGAAGTTAGTTTTCGGATCGGTCAATTGCAACATGGAGATCGATCATGCTCCGTCGCGGGTAAACACGACTTCGCTTTTGCTGTGTTTCGACAAATTGCTCAAGTTCGTTTCTGAACAGCCTGTAGTACGAGGGCCACAGTGTGTCGTCATTTCCGCGATCTGGGTCGGCTTTATAGAGATCGTCTGTTCGCCATCGAAGAACTTGGCTCACACTAAACTTGCCGCCCCCGCGCATGCTGAATGCCTGCTGGGCACTATTTGCGTTAACGACAGCATCTGGCCATGAGACCGTCTTCTGGTGCATATCAAATTCGTAACCGATCTGCAAAGACTCAGTAGCTGGCGAAGATCCCATTCGAAACTTGATCGTAGTGTGCTCTGCTGCCGTGAAAGTACATTCAGCGGTCCCGGGTGCCGTGATTCGCCAATGGGTAGAACCAAGCCGTCGAATCGGCTCAAAGCCTTGGCCGCTGTCGGCAAGCAAGCCCGTGGTGTTGAGGTCTGAAACAACGTTTAGGGGTCGACGCTGCCACTGTTCGCGTTTTCCGTGGTAAGGAATGGTATCCAGATACATCGCATGCTTTTCTCGATCGGAAATGCGGAATGGGGGAACCGACACGGTCTCTTCGTTTACTACTGCAAAAACGTGCTCATGGTGGTGGCCACCCACCACCACGCGAATTCGATCACCGGGTCGGAGGTCGACGGCCAGTTCTTCTTGATCATCCGTCGCCCAATCGATCTTCGAATACCCTACATCTGCATCAAATGGCCTTGCGTCTGATTCGCCAGCAGACACAAGCACAAGCCACACTTCACCCCCAAAGTCAGCAATTGGCAATTCGAGCAAGTCCTTGTGCGAGCGGCTTATATCAAGGGCATCGGCCGCGAGATGCCAGCGACTTTGTGCTTCGCCACCGTCTGCGGCCGGGGTCGCTGAAATACCGGCCACGCTAAGGATGGTGTCCGCGCTTAGAGCGATTGCATCGTCGGCTGAAAGACAAAGTTCAATCGCTCGCTCTAGAGAGATGGGATCGCCGTTCAAATCTCGGTGAGCTATCCGTCCGCGATGGTGTCGGTCGTCGCTCACCACGTGAACATCGGAAGTACGTACCTGGGAGATAGCTTGTTGGGCTACGAAGCTTCCCTTGAGGCTTGGTTCATGCGTCACGAACTCATAATCCAGACTTGAAAGGGCGACGTGAAAAGACCGGCCTTGCTCGACAGCGTCTCGTAGTTCTACGGTGTTTATCCCTGTCAGTTCTATTACAACAGGTTGTTGTTCGTGGGGCATCAAGATCAGGCCGAGTGCTCCATCAACCGAGTGTTGGGCTGCGATTGGGTTCAGTTGGGTCGTCGCGGGCGGAGCTGTTTGATGAAATGTGGCGCGAAGACTCTCGATACGGATGGGATGTCCGGTGGGATTATACAAATTTACGCTTGTGCGAATCCGTCCCGCCTTCGGACCAATCTGCATGTTTTGCTTTTGGACAAGCTCGCGTGCCTCCGATTCAGATTGAAGAAATGTTTGGACGTCCTTGGCGTCAAACCGCGATCCTGATTTCGAAGTGTAGCTCAGCGAGGCGGATAGCTTTGAGGATGCTGTCCCCACGCCGTCTTTCCAGCCAACCTCTGCGGAAGCCGTGATATTTGCGATGGTCTCAACCTCACTCCACGTGGAATTGGTTTGAGTAAATGAAGAGGAGTTAGTGATAGCAGCTTTCACCGTCTTGGTTAGTGTTGCATCAACGATGAGCATGTGCTCGAAGCTGACTTCAAGCGGACCATTTGGTACGATCACGAGCGGGTAATACTCATTCACAAGAGGATTGAATACCCTCTGCATCACCGCATCGCCCTGGAGTTCTAACTCTCGTGCGTCTGGGATCCCATCGCCATCGCGGTCAGTGACGGCGTCGGCAAGGCAAATGGTCAGTGCCAGCGGGAGGACTATTAGCAACATGGTGAGAATCTCCGGATCGATCAGTGCAATCGTTTGCTCGCTGAGGACAGCGGCACTTACGCGCAAGGCGGTGGCTGATCTGTTGGGGTAAAGTCATTTACTGGATGCGCAATATGCTAACGCTCCGACACCAGTTCACGGAACAGAGAAGTTTTTTCCTGGCAGCATTAGCAGGCCACCGGTTGGGGGCTGCTAAGCCCAGTTAATGAGTGAGGTTACGATCGCTCGGTCAGGGTCAAAGGAGATTCGACGACAACTGGGCGTGTGAAGCAGGGCGGCCCATTCCCGCTCGCGGGCAGATCATTCCGGCTTCCGGACGGACCGTTCCCGCTCAGGGACGGACCTTTTCCGCTCTCGGACGGAGTGTTTCCGTACGGAGATGGACTGTTTCCGCACGGGGATGGACCATTTCCGCTCTCGGATGGAGTGATTCCGCACGGAAAAGGTCCATCCCCGGCCGGGAATGGTCCGTCCCCGGGGGCCAGAGCCCGCCTGGGAGGCAGTGAGGGGGGTTTTGGGGGGTTGGTGGGGGTGGGGGTCGTGGCGCTCTTGCTCCCTCTCCCCGTCTTCGGGGAGAGGGCCGGGGTGAGGGGTCTTGGAATACCACGAACGCCCGGCAGACCCCTCACCCCAACCCTCTCCCCGAAGACGGGGAGAGGGAGCAGGAGGGGCCTCGCGGCCTTGTTCAGAGGCGCCGATCGCCGATTGCCGATCTCCAGCGTCGCGGCCGGCACGGCCGTCGCCCGATACCCTGATGCGAGGGCCACCGGACGGCCCCGCGCCCCCGCCCGTCCCCCCCCAACACCCCCCCCGGAGGGGCCGGCAAGGAAGCCACCCATGGGCATGTACGAAAAAGACGGCATCGGCATGTTCCACGGCCGCCTCATCATGCTGGCGGGCCTTGGGCTCGTCGGCTTTGCGGCCCTCACCACCCAGCTCGGGCGGTTGAGCTTCCACCTGGGGCCGGGGCTGCGAGACCAGGCCGAGAGCCGGCTCGAGCGGCTGGCCTGGGAGCCGACCGTCCGCGGCCGCATCCTCGACCGCACCGGCCGCGTGCTGGCCCAGGACCGGCCGACCTTTGACGTGCGGATCGACTATTCGGTGCTCAGCGGCTCGTGGGCCGAGGCCCGCAGCATCGAGTTCGCCCGCCAGGTGCACCGGGCCGTGTGGCGAGAGCTGGCGCCCGAGCAACGCGACGCGCTGGCCCGCGGGTACGAGCCGTACTTCGACGAGCACGTCGAGCACGGGCTGGCCGAGCTGGCGCTGGTGGCCGGCGTGCCGCTCGAGGCCATCGTGGCCCGCAAGGCCGAGGTGCTCGAAGAGGTCGAGACGATCCGCAAGGGGTACGTCGATCGCCGACGTGAGCAGATCGAAGACCGTGCCCTGGCCCGCGGCGAAGAACTCTCCAAAGAACTTGTGGAGCGACAAGCCAACCGGCCGGTGGCCGAGCAGAAGCAGCCGCACACGATCATCCCCCAGGTCGAGGACGCCGTGGGATTCGCCGTGCTGGCCTTGCGCGAGCGCACGACCGTGCTCGAAGCGCCGGTACACGATCTTGAGGGCAACCCAACGGGCACGCTGGCCCGGACCGAGCTGCCGCTGGTGCCCAGGCTCGACGCCGGGCACTCGCGTAACCGCCAGTACCCCTACAGCTCCATCACCACCGAGATCGATCGTTCCACCCTGCCCGGCCCGCTCAAGGGCGATGGCGGTGGCCGTGGCGGGGGATCGATCGGCGTGACCGTCAAGGGCACGATGGACGCCATCATCGGCTCCGTGCGCGACACCGTCCACGCCGAGGATCCCAAGCGCCGCGAGGACTGGCTCAAGACCACCGCGACGCCAGAAGAGGCGGCGATCGCTGAGACAAGCCGTGGCGTCGACCGCGGGCGCTACATGGAGGGTGACCACGTCGGCCACACCGGCGTCGAAGCGAAGATGGAGCACACCCTCCGCGGCCTCCGCGGCCTGCGTGTACGACGGCTGGACACCGGCAAGCAGACCGTCATCGAGCGCACCCCTGGCCGCGACGTGACGCTGACGCTGGACGCCATGCTCCAGGCCCGCATCGCGGCGATCCTGGCCCCCGAGGTCGGCCTGGCCGTGGCCCAGGGCTGGCACGGCAACCCGCCGAGCCGCCGCGACGACGGGCAGCCCCTGGCCGGCGCGGCGGTGGTCATCGACATCGAGTCGGGCGAGGTCCTCGCCCTGGTCAGCACGCCAACGATCGATCCCGACGATCCCGCTGGCAGCGCGACCAGGCCCGAGGGCGTCGAGACCCAGGACTGGGACGACCCGAGATTCAACCGCGCCACGTCGGCCGTCTACCCGCCGGGCAGCATCGCCAAGGCGCTCACGCTCACCTGGGCCGCCAGCCGCGGCGAGCAGGAACTGCATGAGCGCATCGAGTGCACCGGCCACTTCCTGCCGGGGCGCGAAGACATCTTGAGGTGCTGGATCTGGCGTTCCGATTTTGGGTTCCAGACCCACAGCTCGCAGCTCGAGCACGACCCCGACGAGGCCGAGGCGCTCATGTGCTCGTGCAACATCTATTTCTACACGCTCGGCAGCCGGCTGGGCCCGCAGCGGATGCTCGACGCCTACCGGGCCTTCGGCGCGGGCGACCCCCCGCTGGACGCGGTGGGCAGCGCCGCGGGAATCCTCGGTCCCATGACCAACACGTCCGGTGACGATCCCACACGAGGATTGACCAACGTCGACGCGGCGCTCATGGGCATCGGGCAGGGGCCCATCGCGTGGTCCCCGCTGCACGCCGCCGACGCGTTCGCCACGCTCGCGCGCGGCGGGAAGAGGCTCGGGCCGACGCTGGTACGCGGCGATGAACCACCGCCGATCGAAGACATCGGGCTCGATCCCGCGGCGGTCGAACGGGCCCTGCGGGGGCTATGGCTGAGCGTCAACGACCCAAAGCTGGGCACCGGCAACCACACCACAATCCGTGGCGAGCGGGTTGAGTACTTCAACGCCCCCGGCGTGGACGTGTGGGGTAAGACCGGCACGGCCCAGGCCGTCGCCACGCTGACCAAGGAACTCCGCATCGCTCCCAATGGGAACATCATCGACGACCCGGACGACGAACCGCCGGGCACGACCACGGTGTTCAGGCCGGTCAAGAGCCGTTACACGCACGCCTGGTTCGTTGGGCTGGTCGGCCCCGAGGGCCAGAAGCCCAAGTACTCAATTAGCGTGATGATGGAATTCGCCGGCAGCGGCGGCCGCGTGAGCGGGCCCATTGCCAACCAGGTCATCCACGCGTTGCAGGCCCAGGGGTACCTGCCCGGCGGAGGCCCCTGAGCCATGCTCGACCGTCTGCACGGCTTCATGCTGGCCGAGGGCTCGGGCTCGCGCGCCAAGTGGGCGCTGGCCAACTTCGGCTGGCTGAGCTTTGCGGCGGCGCTCGCGCTCTCGCTGCTGGGCGTGTACGCCATCGACCTGGCCACACGCGCCGAGGACGCGACCGGCCTGAGCTCGACCGCCCACCGCCAGCTCATCTTCGTGGGCGTGGGCATCGTGGCCGCCGGCATCGTGTGCGTGCCGCACTACCGCCTGATCGGCCTCCTGCGCTGGCCGCTGGCGCTGGTGACCATCGGGCTGCTGATCTTCCTGCTGCTGCCGTTCATCCCCAGCTCGATCGTGACGCCCCGCAACGGCACGCGCGGGTGGATCGACTTAGGACCCATGGACTTCCAGCCTTCCGAGGTGGCCAAGGTCGTGTTCGTGATCATGCTGGCCTGGCATATGCGCTACCGGCGCAGCCACCGGCGCTTCCTGGGGCTCGTCGGCCCTGGGCTGGTCGCGTTCGTGCCCATCGGGCTCATCATGCTCCAACCCGACTTCGGCACGGCCATGATGATCGTGCCGGCTTTGGGCGCCATCGTGATCGCCGCGGGCGCCAAGCTGCGTCACATCGCCGTGATCGCGCTGGTCGCCGCCATGGCCGCCCCGGCCAGCTACCCGTTCCTAAAGCCCTACCAGAAGGAACGCGTGGTCGGGCTCATCCGGCAGATCCAGGGCAGCCAGGAGGGTGCCGACGACATCAACTACCAGAGCTACACCGCCCAGAAGGTGATGGGCTCGGGGCTGGCCACCGGCAACGCCGACGACCACGCCCGCGCCCTCATCCGCTACAACCGCCTGCCCGAGGCCCACAACGACATGGTCTACAGCGTGCTCGTCACGCGCTTCGGCTTCTGGGGCGGGGTGGGCATCCTGGGCATCTACCTGGCCTGGCTGCTGGGGGCCCTGGGGGTGGCCGCCATGTGCGCCGATCCGTTTGGCAGGCTGCTGTGCGTGGGGCTGGCCGCCCTCATCGCCGCCCAGACGATCGTGAACGTGGGCATGAATGTCGGGTTGGTCCCCATCGTAGGGATCACGCTGCCCTTCCTGAGCTACGGCGGGTCGAGTATCGTGGCGGTGTGGCTGACCACCGGATTGGTGCTGGGCGTGGGTTTACGCCGGACATCGCAGTCGTACCGCCCGTCCTTTGAATACGCTGAGGGTGATGCCCAACCGGTCCTCAGCAACGTCCGAACCCGGCCCAGCCCCTGATCGCAGTGTCGAGGCGTTCATCGCCGAGATCATTGCCGATGCACCCGCCGAGCCACTCGAGGCTCCGCCGGAGTTCCTGGCCGCCGCGGCCGAGCTGGGTATCGCCTTCGAGCCCGGTGAGGTCGAGAAGCTGGGGCGCTTCCTGGGGCTGCTGCTCTACGCCAACACGCGGATGAACCTGACGGCCATCAAGGAGCCGGCCGAGGCGTGGACGCGGCACATCCTGGACTCGCTGACCCTGATGGCCCCGCTGGCCGAGTTGCCCGAGGGCGCCACTGTGATCGACATCGGCACTGGCGGCGGCGTGCCGGGCGTGCCGCTGGCGATCGTGCGGCCCGACCTGCGGTTCACCATGCTCGACTCGACGGCCAAGAAGACCGCCTTCGTGCGCGCAGTGGTGGATGTGTTGGGCGTGGAACACGGGAAGACCATCACCGCGCGCGCCGAAGAGGCCGGGCGCTTCCCTCAATACCGCGACACCTTCGACGCGGCCATCGCCCGGGCCGTGGGGCCGATGGCGACGATCGCCGAACTGGCGACGCCGTTCGTCAAGCCCGGCGGCGTGGCGCTGCTGATCAAGGGCGAGAGGGCGGGCGAGGAACTGGCCGAAGCGAAGGCTGCATTACACCTGCTGCTGAGCCATCACGCCGGCACGGTCGAGACCCCCACGGGCCGCATCGTGATCCTCGAGAAGATGCGGCCGACGCCCAAGGCGTACCCGCGCGGCAACGGCGAGCCCAAGCGCAGGCCGCTGGGGGCATAATGCCCGACGCACGCGACCTGTTGGAATCTGGCGGCCCCATCGCCGACGCGCTGGGCGGGCGGTACGAGCCGCGCGAAGAGCAGCTCGGCATGGCCGACGCCGTGCAGCGAACGATGGAAAACCGCACCCACTTGCTGGTCGAGGCGGGCACGGGCGTGGGCAAGAGCTTCGCGTACCTGGTGCCGGCGATGGTGCGGGCGATCCTGTTCGGCGAGTGCGTCGTCGTGTCGACGCACACGATCGCGTTGCAGGAGCAGTTGATCGCCCGTGATATCCCGTTGCTTCAGCGTGTGTTGCAACCGGTCCTGCTGGCCCAGCCCGGGGCGACGAGCGAGTTGCACGCCTCGCTGGTGAAGGGGCGGGGCAACTACCTCTCGATCCGGCGGCTCGAACTGGCCAGCAAGCGGCGGTTGAAGCTGTTCGGCGACGAGCCCAGCCGGCGGTCGCTCGGCACCATCGAGGAGTGGGCCTACGAGACCCGCGACGGCACGCTCAGCTCGCTGCCGCAGCTCGAAAAGCCCGGCGTGTGGGACCGCGTGCAGAGCGATAGCGGCAACTGCATGGGCCGCAAGTGCCCGCGGTACCAGCAGTGCTTCTATCAGAACGCCCGGCGAGACATGGAGCGGGCCAACCTGCTGGTGACCAACCACGCGCTGTTCTTCAGCGACATGGCGCTGCGGGCGCGCGGCACGGGATTCCTGCCGCGCTACGACCATGTCGTGCTCGACGAGGCGCACACGGTCGAGGAGGTCGCCGCCGACCACTTCGGCATCTCGCTGACCGAGGGCCGCGTGATGCACCTGCTGGGTGTGCTGCTCAACAGCCGGACGAACAAGGGGTACCTGGCCAATCTCGAGCTTCCCGATGATCGGGCCACACTCGCGGCGGCGGATGCCGTGCATGAGGCCGAGTTGGCGGCCCGGGAGTTCTTCGGCTCGCTTGGCGTGGTCGCGGGCGAGAAGAGCGGTGGCGAGGGTGGCAGCCTCCGCGTGCGTGAGCCCGAGATCGTTGGCAACTCGGTCACGCCGGCGTTCGACGCGCTAGCTGGCAAGCTCAAGCGGCTCAAGGAAACCCTGCCCGAAGAGCCCCAGTACGAGCCCGACAAGTTCGAGCTGAACAGCTACACCATGCGGGCCGCCGAGATCGCACGGGCGTGCGAGCAGCTCATCGAGCAGAAGCAGCCGGGCTACGTGTACTGGATCGACGCGAGCCGGGGCAGTACCGGGCGGCCGCGTGTGAGCATGACGTGCGCGCCCATCGACGTCGGGCCGTTGCTCAACGAGGAGCTGTTCGGTCGCGATTTCTCCGTCGCGCTCACGAGCGCGACGCTGGCGACGAGCTCGCAGGAAGAAGGCAAGGGGTTCGATCACGCCATCGAGCGGCTCGGCGCGGCCGGCGCCGCCACGCAGCGGCTGGGCTCGCCATTCGACTACCAGAGCCAGGTGCGGCTGATCGTCGACGAACGCGTGGGCATGCCCGGGCGGGGATTCGATCGTGGGTACGAGGAGCGGCTGGCGGCGGCGATCGTCGAGCACGTGGGCACGACGCGGGGCGGGGCGTTCGTCCTGTTCACGAGCCACCGGCTGCTGCGCGCGATGGCGCGGGCGTGCCGTGATCCGCTTGGGCGGCTCGGCATCAACGTCCACGCGCAGGAGGCCGACGGCTCTCGGGCGGTCATCCTCGAACGCTTCCGAGAGGATCCGAATTCGGCCCTGTTCGGCGCGGCGAGCTTCTGGCAGGGCGTTGACGTTCCGGGCGATAGCCTGCGCAACGTGATTATCACGAGGCTGCCCTTCGACCCGCCCGACCGTCCGTTGGCCGAAGCGCGTGCCGAGCGATTGAAGGAGCAGGGTAAGGATCCATTCCGTGTCGACAGCTTGCCGCGTGCGGTGATCCGGTTCAAGCAGGGCTTCGGCCGGTTGATCCGCAGCGCGAGCGACACAGGCCAGGTCGTCGTGCTCGACCCTCGCATCGTGACGGCCCGCTACGGCTCGAAGTTTCTCAAGGCGATGCCCGAGGGCGTGCCGGTAGAGCGGTACGAGGGTGAACCGCTCGGAGAGCCGAGCTGGTAGTCAAGAACGCTTGATCGAGCGGATGATCTGGGCGATGGTGCGCCAGATGATCTTCAGGTCGAGCCACAGGCTCATGTTCTCGACGTACTCGATGTCGTAGCGGATCCATTCCTGGAAGTCGCTGTCCGACGCGCGGGTGCGTTTGACCTGCCAGAGGCCCGTGACGCCCGGTCGCACGCTCAGGCGTGCCTCGCGCCAGCCGGGGCAGTACTGGTTTTCTTTGTACGGGCTGGGGCGTGGACCCACCACCGACATGTGGCCGACCAGCACGTTCAGGAACTGCGGCAACTCGTCGATCTGGACTTTTCGAATGAATTTGCCAACCCGCGTGAGGCGTGGATCGTTCGCGATGTAGAACTGCGGCCCGTCGACCTGGTTCATCGCGGCCAGCTCGGCCTTCATCTTCTCGGCGTCCTTGCGCATCGAGCGGAACT
It contains:
- a CDS encoding DUF2256 and DUF3253 domain-containing protein: MTNQETRTKVCQTCGRTFLWRKKWERSWDQVRYCSDQCRREKPGPLDARIEAAINDLLSSRGAGATICPSEAARAVDPEGWKPLMERTRRAARRLARLGTIEIIQGGSRVSPDQLRGPIRLRART
- a CDS encoding DNA polymerase IV gives rise to the protein MPAEGESSPSPRRVVLHADLDAFFASVEQRDNPELRGKPVLVGGAGPRGVVAAASYEAREFGCRSAMPGAVARRLCPQAIFVKGSFAKYRAASQAVFDVFETVTPLVEPLSVDEAFLDVTGSLRLLGDGLAIAKKIRADVKRETQLTVSIGVAPSKLVAKIASDLDKPDGLVIVRDGEVEDFLEPLAIFRLWGVGPASEAKLKKLGISTFGQLRALDKPTLKRLFGTMGDALWNRCRGIDDRPIVTDRRAKSIGHERTFGENLNTQDQCHAQVVDLAERVAWRLRRANRAAGTLTLKVRNGEFKTITRNHTLAEPSSESAAIVREASALLDTWAKRGFEPVRLLGVSASNLATPEGPGLFDAAEHEKTSRVDEAADAIRSKFGDGAIGRASSLDR
- a CDS encoding penicillin-binding transpeptidase domain-containing protein — translated: MGMYEKDGIGMFHGRLIMLAGLGLVGFAALTTQLGRLSFHLGPGLRDQAESRLERLAWEPTVRGRILDRTGRVLAQDRPTFDVRIDYSVLSGSWAEARSIEFARQVHRAVWRELAPEQRDALARGYEPYFDEHVEHGLAELALVAGVPLEAIVARKAEVLEEVETIRKGYVDRRREQIEDRALARGEELSKELVERQANRPVAEQKQPHTIIPQVEDAVGFAVLALRERTTVLEAPVHDLEGNPTGTLARTELPLVPRLDAGHSRNRQYPYSSITTEIDRSTLPGPLKGDGGGRGGGSIGVTVKGTMDAIIGSVRDTVHAEDPKRREDWLKTTATPEEAAIAETSRGVDRGRYMEGDHVGHTGVEAKMEHTLRGLRGLRVRRLDTGKQTVIERTPGRDVTLTLDAMLQARIAAILAPEVGLAVAQGWHGNPPSRRDDGQPLAGAAVVIDIESGEVLALVSTPTIDPDDPAGSATRPEGVETQDWDDPRFNRATSAVYPPGSIAKALTLTWAASRGEQELHERIECTGHFLPGREDILRCWIWRSDFGFQTHSSQLEHDPDEAEALMCSCNIYFYTLGSRLGPQRMLDAYRAFGAGDPPLDAVGSAAGILGPMTNTSGDDPTRGLTNVDAALMGIGQGPIAWSPLHAADAFATLARGGKRLGPTLVRGDEPPPIEDIGLDPAAVERALRGLWLSVNDPKLGTGNHTTIRGERVEYFNAPGVDVWGKTGTAQAVATLTKELRIAPNGNIIDDPDDEPPGTTTVFRPVKSRYTHAWFVGLVGPEGQKPKYSISVMMEFAGSGGRVSGPIANQVIHALQAQGYLPGGGP
- a CDS encoding FtsW/RodA/SpoVE family cell cycle protein, translating into MLDRLHGFMLAEGSGSRAKWALANFGWLSFAAALALSLLGVYAIDLATRAEDATGLSSTAHRQLIFVGVGIVAAGIVCVPHYRLIGLLRWPLALVTIGLLIFLLLPFIPSSIVTPRNGTRGWIDLGPMDFQPSEVAKVVFVIMLAWHMRYRRSHRRFLGLVGPGLVAFVPIGLIMLQPDFGTAMMIVPALGAIVIAAGAKLRHIAVIALVAAMAAPASYPFLKPYQKERVVGLIRQIQGSQEGADDINYQSYTAQKVMGSGLATGNADDHARALIRYNRLPEAHNDMVYSVLVTRFGFWGGVGILGIYLAWLLGALGVAAMCADPFGRLLCVGLAALIAAQTIVNVGMNVGLVPIVGITLPFLSYGGSSIVAVWLTTGLVLGVGLRRTSQSYRPSFEYAEGDAQPVLSNVRTRPSP
- the rsmG gene encoding 16S rRNA (guanine(527)-N(7))-methyltransferase RsmG; protein product: MPNRSSATSEPGPAPDRSVEAFIAEIIADAPAEPLEAPPEFLAAAAELGIAFEPGEVEKLGRFLGLLLYANTRMNLTAIKEPAEAWTRHILDSLTLMAPLAELPEGATVIDIGTGGGVPGVPLAIVRPDLRFTMLDSTAKKTAFVRAVVDVLGVEHGKTITARAEEAGRFPQYRDTFDAAIARAVGPMATIAELATPFVKPGGVALLIKGERAGEELAEAKAALHLLLSHHAGTVETPTGRIVILEKMRPTPKAYPRGNGEPKRRPLGA